In Salinarimonas sp., a genomic segment contains:
- a CDS encoding ligase-associated DNA damage response exonuclease, producing the protein MRATDILTLTPQGLYCPLGDFHVDPVRPVPRALVTHGHSDHARAGHGAVLATAQTLRIMAARYGEDFAGARQAARLGETIRQGDVAVRFVPAGHVLGSAQIVIEAGGTRLVVSGDYKRGYDPTCLPCEIVPCDVFITEATFGLPVFRHPDARAEVDKLLASLTLFPERAHLVGAYALGKAQRVMALLREAGYDRPIYVHGAMEKLCALYAELGVDLGEVVKVAAADRAKLAGEVIVCPPPAIQEVWARKFPDPVAGFASGWMRVRARARQKGVELPMVISDHCDWDELKQSILETGAGEVWVTHGQEDALVHWCGTMGISARPLHMLGYGDEGEDTGEVTGDLAAPAAAVESGETP; encoded by the coding sequence TCGGCGATTTCCACGTCGACCCGGTGCGGCCGGTGCCGCGGGCGCTGGTCACGCACGGCCATTCCGACCATGCCCGCGCCGGCCACGGCGCGGTGCTCGCCACCGCGCAGACGCTGCGCATCATGGCCGCGCGCTACGGCGAGGACTTCGCCGGGGCGAGGCAGGCGGCCCGGCTCGGCGAGACGATCCGGCAGGGGGACGTCGCCGTGCGCTTCGTCCCCGCCGGCCACGTGCTCGGCTCGGCGCAGATCGTCATCGAGGCGGGGGGCACGCGGCTCGTCGTCTCGGGCGACTACAAGCGCGGCTACGACCCGACCTGCCTGCCCTGCGAGATCGTGCCCTGCGACGTCTTCATCACGGAGGCCACCTTCGGCCTGCCGGTCTTCCGCCACCCGGACGCGCGGGCGGAGGTGGACAAGCTCCTCGCCTCGCTCACGCTCTTCCCCGAGCGCGCGCATCTGGTGGGCGCCTACGCGCTCGGCAAGGCGCAGCGGGTGATGGCGCTGCTGCGCGAGGCCGGCTACGACCGGCCGATCTACGTCCACGGCGCCATGGAGAAGCTCTGCGCCCTCTATGCGGAGCTCGGCGTCGATCTCGGCGAGGTGGTGAAGGTCGCGGCCGCCGACCGCGCCAAGCTCGCCGGCGAGGTGATCGTCTGCCCGCCCCCGGCGATCCAGGAGGTCTGGGCCCGCAAGTTCCCCGACCCCGTCGCCGGCTTCGCGTCGGGCTGGATGCGGGTGCGGGCGCGGGCCCGGCAGAAGGGGGTGGAGCTGCCGATGGTGATCTCCGACCATTGCGACTGGGACGAGCTGAAGCAGTCGATCCTCGAGACCGGGGCCGGGGAGGTGTGGGTCACCCACGGGCAGGAGGACGCGCTGGTGCACTGGTGCGGGACGATGGGGATTTCCGCGCGGCCGCTGCACATGCTGGGGTATGGCGACGAGGGGGAGGATACGGGGGAGGTTACGGGCGACCTCGCCGCGCCGGCGGCTGCGGTGGAGAGCGGGGAGACGCCGTGA
- a CDS encoding cisplatin damage response ATP-dependent DNA ligase, with protein sequence MNSFAALLDRLVYESRRNAKIRLIADYLRTTPDPERGFALAALTGELSFREAKPNLIRALIQERCDPVLFEMSYSYVGDLAETTALLWPAPMREAPEPRRSSPLHEGEGSPSRASSPLGHNRPPPPSLSEVVETLATTSKSDLPARLAGFLDALDETGRWALLKLITGSLRIGVSARLAKTALASLGEMEPDAVEEVWHGLAPPYEELFAWVEGRGPQPVSRDPAPFRPPMLAHPIELEDFAKLEADAFTAEWKWDGIRVQAVSFEGVTRLYSRTGEDVSGAFPDLVAALAGMEVAIDGELLVLIDGRVQSFNVLQQRLNRKSVSNALMGKYPAHLRAYDLLAENGEDLRPLPFAERRARLEAFVAARAPERLDLSPLVPFADWDALAAARADPASHGAGADAEAVEGVMVKRAESPYVPGRPKGLWFKWKREPYTVDAVMMYAQRGHGKRSSFYSDYTFGVWRPGAEGGEELVPVGKAYFGFTDEELAQLDRFVRNNTINRFGPVREVVHTAEKGLVLEIAFEGLQRSTRHKSGVAMRFPRVARIRWDKPTAEADRLETLMGILAKGETEQHPTGG encoded by the coding sequence GTGAATTCCTTCGCCGCCCTCCTCGACCGGCTGGTCTACGAATCCCGCCGCAACGCCAAGATCCGGCTCATCGCGGACTATCTGCGCACGACCCCCGACCCCGAGCGCGGCTTCGCGCTCGCCGCGCTCACCGGGGAGTTGTCGTTCCGCGAGGCGAAGCCGAACCTGATCCGGGCGCTGATCCAGGAGCGCTGCGACCCGGTCCTGTTCGAGATGTCCTATTCCTATGTCGGCGACCTCGCCGAGACGACGGCGCTGCTCTGGCCCGCGCCGATGAGGGAGGCGCCGGAACCGCGACGGTCCTCCCCTCTCCACGAGGGAGAGGGGAGTCCGTCGCGCGCTTCATCGCCGTTGGGCCACAACCGCCCGCCGCCCCCCTCCCTCTCCGAGGTGGTCGAGACCCTCGCCACCACCTCGAAGTCCGACCTGCCCGCCCGGCTCGCCGGCTTCCTCGACGCCCTCGACGAGACCGGGCGCTGGGCGCTGCTGAAGCTCATCACCGGGTCATTGCGCATCGGCGTCTCCGCGCGCCTCGCCAAGACGGCGCTCGCCTCGCTCGGCGAGATGGAGCCCGACGCCGTCGAGGAGGTCTGGCACGGTCTCGCCCCGCCCTACGAGGAGCTGTTCGCCTGGGTCGAGGGCCGCGGCCCGCAGCCGGTCTCGCGCGATCCCGCCCCCTTCCGCCCGCCGATGCTGGCGCACCCCATCGAGCTCGAGGACTTCGCCAAGCTCGAGGCGGACGCCTTCACGGCCGAGTGGAAATGGGACGGCATCCGCGTCCAGGCGGTCTCTTTCGAGGGCGTGACGCGGCTCTATTCCCGCACCGGCGAGGACGTCTCCGGCGCCTTCCCCGATCTCGTCGCGGCGCTCGCCGGCATGGAGGTGGCGATCGACGGGGAGCTGCTGGTGCTCATCGACGGGCGCGTGCAGAGCTTCAACGTCCTCCAGCAGCGGCTCAACCGCAAGAGCGTCTCCAACGCGCTGATGGGCAAGTACCCCGCCCACCTGCGCGCCTACGACCTCCTGGCGGAGAACGGCGAGGACCTGCGGCCCCTTCCCTTCGCCGAGCGGCGCGCGCGGCTGGAGGCGTTCGTCGCCGCACGCGCGCCCGAGCGGCTCGACCTCTCTCCCCTGGTGCCCTTCGCGGACTGGGACGCGCTCGCCGCCGCCCGCGCCGACCCGGCCTCCCACGGCGCGGGGGCGGACGCGGAGGCGGTCGAGGGCGTCATGGTCAAGCGGGCCGAGAGCCCCTACGTGCCCGGCCGGCCCAAGGGCCTCTGGTTCAAGTGGAAGCGCGAGCCCTACACGGTCGACGCGGTGATGATGTACGCCCAGCGCGGGCACGGGAAGCGCTCGTCCTTCTACTCGGACTACACGTTCGGCGTCTGGCGCCCCGGCGCGGAGGGCGGGGAGGAGCTGGTGCCCGTCGGCAAGGCCTATTTCGGCTTCACCGACGAGGAGCTGGCCCAGCTCGACCGTTTCGTGCGCAACAACACGATCAACCGTTTCGGTCCGGTGCGCGAGGTGGTGCACACCGCCGAGAAGGGGCTCGTCCTCGAGATCGCCTTCGAGGGCCTCCAGCGCTCCACCCGCCACAAGTCCGGCGTCGCCATGCGCTTTCCGCGCGTGGCGCGCATCCGCTGGGACAAGCCCACGGCGGAGGCCGACCGGCTGGAGACGCTGATGGGGATCCTGGCGAAGGGGGAGACGGAGCAGCACCCGACGGGCGGGTGA
- a CDS encoding phospholipase D-like domain-containing protein, whose product MHETARAARASEEDAGRDVPRDALAAALTRVLADPGRPACDLRLLRDGTENYPAWLAAIRGARERIDFENFIVADDETGRMFAEALIERAKAGVRVRFLYDWLGSAARGSRGYWRALREAGVAVRVYGPLRPSRPHWFVRDHRKLLAVDGREGYLSGLCVSDHWTGRRGVAPWRDTGVGFAGAEAVAALEAAFEETWADAAGEAPPPPSDPLPPPSDPAPIVAAPGEARVRLARGRPGDRRLYRLDLLALAHVRRRAWITDSYFLPTRAYREALIDAARAGVDVRLLVPGANDVPTLPSFVRWQYRELLEAGVRVHEWAGPMLHAKSAVFDGRLARVGSTNLNPSSWFGNWELDLVVDDPGFGAAMEAMFLEDLAGATEIVPAGPDGAPPLPRPVRGGAPAPLLARRFFRGRWREGAASLGRVLVAAIGQRAPLSRLETKAAATLAALFAAVAVALALWPGLVGYTLAVMAAWTALALAIRLVRGKPRARRDGRKLQAQTRRLMARFRRGA is encoded by the coding sequence ATGCACGAGACCGCCCGCGCCGCGCGCGCATCGGAGGAGGACGCCGGCCGAGACGTCCCCCGCGACGCGCTCGCGGCGGCGCTGACGCGCGTCCTCGCCGATCCCGGGCGGCCGGCCTGCGACCTGCGGCTCCTGCGCGACGGCACCGAGAACTATCCCGCCTGGCTCGCCGCCATCAGGGGCGCGCGCGAGCGGATCGACTTCGAGAACTTCATCGTCGCCGACGACGAGACCGGGCGCATGTTCGCCGAGGCGCTGATCGAGCGGGCGAAGGCGGGCGTGCGGGTGCGCTTCCTCTACGACTGGCTCGGCTCGGCGGCGCGCGGCTCGCGCGGCTATTGGCGGGCGCTGCGCGAGGCGGGGGTGGCGGTGCGGGTCTACGGGCCGCTCCGGCCGAGCCGCCCGCACTGGTTCGTGCGCGACCACCGAAAGCTCCTCGCGGTGGACGGGCGCGAGGGCTATCTCTCCGGCCTGTGCGTGTCGGACCATTGGACCGGCCGGCGCGGCGTCGCGCCCTGGCGCGACACGGGCGTCGGCTTCGCCGGCGCGGAGGCGGTCGCCGCGCTGGAAGCCGCTTTCGAGGAGACCTGGGCCGACGCCGCGGGCGAGGCGCCGCCGCCGCCCTCGGACCCGCTGCCGCCGCCCTCCGACCCCGCGCCGATCGTCGCCGCACCGGGCGAAGCGCGCGTGCGCCTCGCCCGCGGCCGCCCCGGCGACCGGCGGCTCTACCGGCTCGACCTCCTCGCGCTCGCGCATGTCCGACGCCGCGCCTGGATCACCGATTCCTACTTCCTCCCCACCCGCGCCTATCGCGAGGCGTTGATCGACGCCGCCCGCGCCGGGGTCGACGTGCGCCTGCTCGTGCCCGGCGCCAACGACGTGCCGACGCTCCCGTCCTTCGTGCGCTGGCAATATCGCGAGCTGCTCGAGGCCGGCGTGCGGGTGCACGAATGGGCCGGGCCGATGCTGCACGCCAAGTCCGCGGTGTTCGACGGGCGGCTCGCGCGGGTGGGCTCCACCAACCTCAACCCGTCGAGCTGGTTCGGCAATTGGGAGCTCGACCTCGTCGTCGACGATCCGGGCTTCGGCGCGGCCATGGAGGCGATGTTCCTCGAGGATCTCGCCGGCGCGACCGAGATCGTGCCGGCGGGCCCCGACGGCGCGCCGCCGCTGCCGCGGCCGGTGCGCGGAGGCGCCCCCGCGCCGCTGCTGGCGCGCCGCTTCTTCCGCGGACGCTGGCGCGAGGGCGCGGCCTCGCTCGGGCGCGTGCTCGTAGCGGCGATCGGCCAGCGCGCGCCGCTCTCGCGGCTCGAGACGAAGGCTGCGGCGACGCTCGCCGCCCTGTTCGCCGCCGTCGCCGTGGCGCTGGCGCTCTGGCCCGGCCTCGTCGGCTACACGCTCGCGGTCATGGCCGCCTGGACCGCGCTCGCGCTCGCGATCCGCCTCGTGCGCGGCAAGCCCCGCGCGCGCCGCGACGGCCGGAAGCTGCAGGCGCAGACGCGGCGGCTGATGGCACGCTTTCGCCGGGGGGCGTGA
- a CDS encoding site-2 protease family protein, whose protein sequence is MIWSFPIGVIAGTVIKIHVTFVLFLVWIAGAAWRAGGFEAALVTTAFVVLLFACVLAHEFGHIFAARRYGIRTPSVILSPIGGIASLERIPDDPKQELVVALAGPAVNVVIAAVLLLILGATLDTTNFMEIENPGLSLLARLAAVNVILVVFNLIPAFPMDGGRVLRALIAMRRPHAQATAIAGRIGQAAAVVFAVIGLFYNPILLVIAIFVYLAASAEVEQSAMKGAAEHTSVGEAMVSVVETLSPNANLDDAVECLIRTSQKEFPVLDGAGRPRGLLTRDALIPALRQGDPSSPILEIMTRDIPEISADAPLSEGMRVLSASRAPALFVLDASDRLVGLLTRENLAEVMMVRQARPDWPLHAPREQHAYRDHTYG, encoded by the coding sequence ATGATCTGGTCCTTCCCCATCGGCGTCATCGCCGGCACCGTCATCAAGATCCACGTCACCTTCGTGCTGTTCCTGGTCTGGATCGCGGGCGCGGCCTGGCGGGCGGGGGGCTTCGAGGCGGCGCTCGTGACGACGGCCTTTGTCGTGCTGCTCTTCGCCTGCGTGCTCGCGCACGAGTTCGGCCACATCTTCGCGGCGCGGCGCTACGGCATCCGCACGCCGTCCGTGATCCTCTCGCCCATCGGCGGCATCGCGAGCCTGGAGCGCATCCCCGACGATCCCAAGCAGGAGCTGGTCGTGGCGCTCGCCGGCCCGGCGGTGAACGTGGTCATCGCGGCGGTGCTCCTCCTCATCCTGGGCGCGACGCTCGACACGACGAACTTCATGGAGATCGAGAACCCGGGCCTCTCGCTCCTCGCACGGCTCGCGGCGGTGAACGTCATCCTCGTCGTGTTCAACCTGATCCCGGCCTTCCCGATGGACGGCGGGCGGGTGCTGCGCGCGCTGATCGCCATGCGTCGCCCGCACGCCCAGGCGACCGCCATCGCCGGGCGGATCGGCCAGGCGGCGGCGGTGGTCTTCGCGGTGATCGGCCTGTTCTACAACCCGATCCTGCTCGTCATCGCCATCTTCGTCTATCTCGCCGCCTCGGCGGAGGTGGAGCAGTCCGCCATGAAGGGCGCGGCCGAGCATACCAGCGTGGGCGAAGCCATGGTCAGCGTGGTGGAGACGCTCTCGCCGAACGCCAATCTCGACGACGCCGTGGAGTGCCTGATCCGCACCTCGCAGAAGGAATTCCCCGTCCTCGACGGCGCCGGGCGCCCGCGGGGGCTCCTCACCCGCGACGCGCTGATCCCGGCCCTGCGCCAGGGCGACCCGTCGAGCCCGATCCTCGAGATCATGACCCGCGACATTCCCGAGATCAGCGCCGACGCGCCCCTGTCGGAGGGCATGCGGGTGCTTTCCGCGAGCCGCGCCCCGGCGCTCTTCGTGCTCGACGCCTCCGACCGGCTGGTGGGCCTGCTCACGCGCGAGAACCTCGCCGAGGTGATGATGGTGCGCCAGGCCAGGCCCGACTGGCCGCTGCACGCTCCGCGCGAGCAGCACGCCTACCGCGATCATACGTACGGCTGA
- the urtA gene encoding urea ABC transporter substrate-binding protein yields the protein MTFTRRHVLGLGAALAGASMFRGVPALAQGEPIKVGVLHSLSGTMAISETTLKDVMLMLIEAQNAKGGLLGRPLEAVVVDPASDWPLFAEKARELITGGCAATFGCWTSVSRKSVLPVYEELNSILFYPVQYEGEESSRNVFYTGAAPNQQAIPAVDYLMEVEGVERWVLEGTDYVYPRTTNKILEAYLLSKGVAPEDIRVNYTPFSHSDWQTIVSGIKSFGSEGKRTAVVSTINGDANVPFYRELANQGVSAIDIPVVAFSVGEEELAGIDTGPLVGHLAAWNYFMSVDTPENRAFIEQWHAFTGNTDRVTNDPMEAHYIGFNMWLKAVEKAGTTDPDAVIDAMVGVAVPNLTGGYAAMMPNHHITKPVLVGEIQDDGQFAVVWETAGLVPGDAWSDHLEGSKDLMSDWQAPMNCGNFNVVTGQCGGA from the coding sequence ATGACTTTCACGCGTAGACACGTGCTCGGCCTCGGCGCGGCGCTCGCCGGCGCCTCCATGTTCCGCGGCGTTCCCGCCCTCGCCCAGGGCGAGCCGATCAAGGTGGGCGTGCTCCACTCGCTCTCGGGGACGATGGCGATCTCCGAGACGACGCTGAAGGACGTCATGCTGATGCTGATCGAGGCGCAGAACGCCAAGGGCGGCCTGCTCGGGCGCCCGCTCGAGGCGGTGGTCGTGGACCCGGCGTCCGACTGGCCGCTCTTCGCCGAGAAGGCGCGCGAGCTGATCACCGGCGGCTGCGCGGCGACCTTCGGCTGCTGGACCTCGGTGTCGCGCAAGTCCGTGCTGCCGGTCTACGAGGAGCTGAACTCGATCCTGTTCTATCCCGTCCAGTACGAGGGCGAGGAGAGCTCGCGCAACGTCTTCTACACCGGCGCCGCGCCGAACCAGCAGGCGATCCCCGCCGTCGACTACCTGATGGAGGTCGAGGGGGTCGAGCGCTGGGTGCTCGAGGGCACCGACTACGTCTATCCGCGCACGACGAACAAGATCCTCGAGGCCTACCTGCTCTCGAAGGGCGTCGCGCCCGAGGACATCCGCGTCAACTACACGCCCTTCAGCCATTCCGACTGGCAGACCATCGTGTCGGGCATCAAGAGCTTCGGCTCGGAGGGCAAGCGCACGGCGGTGGTCTCCACCATCAACGGCGACGCCAACGTGCCCTTCTACCGCGAGCTCGCCAACCAGGGCGTCAGCGCCATCGACATTCCGGTCGTCGCCTTCTCGGTGGGCGAGGAGGAGCTCGCCGGCATCGACACCGGCCCGCTAGTGGGCCATCTCGCGGCGTGGAACTACTTCATGTCCGTCGACACGCCGGAGAACCGCGCCTTCATCGAGCAATGGCACGCCTTCACCGGCAACACCGACCGCGTCACCAACGACCCGATGGAGGCGCACTACATCGGCTTCAACATGTGGCTGAAGGCGGTGGAGAAGGCCGGCACCACCGATCCGGACGCGGTGATCGACGCCATGGTCGGCGTCGCCGTGCCGAACCTCACCGGCGGCTACGCCGCGATGATGCCGAACCACCACATCACCAAGCCCGTCCTCGTCGGCGAGATCCAGGACGACGGCCAGTTCGCGGTGGTGTGGGAGACCGCCGGCCTCGTGCCGGGCGACGCCTGGTCGGACCATCTCGAGGGCTCGAAGGACCTGATGTCCGACTGGCAGGCGCCGATGAATTGCGGGAACTTCAACGTCGTCACCGGCCAGTGCGGCGGGGCGTGA
- the urtB gene encoding urea ABC transporter permease subunit UrtB yields MAHLLRPAARLSRLLRLALVLLALAAPFWASAPAQAQASRDEVATILAGFTSGQFPATLAAVDALAASGHPHAAPILEALADRRLVFETGSRRVLWTDRAGTAYDALTGEPVAAPGATTDVRVSNAVRRAVQTAMAGLTLRAPDPRTRIEAAANILRARDLSQREALAAARADETDPAVQAAFDDTLAALAISDASASEEERLAAIARLSAKGDASARALLLSVPADASEAVTAAAAEGIAAIDRRLAIQGHVQNVFFGLSLGSVLLLAAIGLAITFGVMGVINMAHGEMVMLGAYATFVVQELMRTFAPNLLDLSLLVALPLAFATAGLVGIALERLVIRHLYGRPLETLLATWGVSLILQQAVRSLFGPTNREVMNPSFMSGSLELFGIALTWSRVWIIVFALAVFLALLVAMKATSFGLRMRAVVQNRRMAASMGIRTPWIDALTFGLGSGIAGVAGVALSQIDNVSPNLGQSYIIDSFLVVVFGGVGSLWGALVAALSLGVANKLVEPLAGAVLAKILILVAVILFIQKRPRGLFALKGRAVES; encoded by the coding sequence ATGGCGCATCTCCTCCGGCCCGCGGCGCGGCTCTCGCGCCTGTTGCGGCTCGCGCTCGTTCTCCTCGCGCTCGCCGCGCCGTTCTGGGCGAGCGCTCCCGCGCAGGCCCAGGCCTCTCGGGACGAGGTGGCGACCATCCTCGCGGGCTTCACGAGCGGCCAGTTCCCCGCGACCCTCGCGGCGGTCGACGCGCTCGCGGCCTCCGGCCATCCCCACGCCGCGCCGATCCTGGAGGCGCTCGCCGACCGAAGGCTCGTCTTCGAGACGGGCTCCCGGCGCGTGCTGTGGACGGACCGGGCCGGGACCGCCTACGACGCCCTCACCGGCGAGCCGGTGGCCGCGCCCGGCGCCACCACCGACGTGCGCGTCTCGAACGCCGTGCGCCGCGCGGTGCAGACGGCCATGGCCGGGCTGACGCTGCGCGCGCCCGATCCGCGCACCCGCATCGAGGCCGCCGCCAACATCCTGCGCGCCCGCGACCTCTCGCAGAGGGAGGCGCTCGCCGCCGCCCGTGCCGACGAGACCGATCCCGCCGTCCAGGCCGCCTTCGACGACACGCTCGCCGCCCTCGCGATCTCCGACGCCTCCGCCTCCGAAGAGGAGCGTCTCGCGGCGATCGCGCGGCTCTCGGCCAAGGGCGACGCCTCCGCCCGCGCGCTGCTCCTGTCCGTGCCCGCCGACGCGTCCGAGGCGGTGACGGCGGCCGCGGCGGAGGGGATCGCCGCCATCGACCGGCGGCTCGCGATCCAGGGGCACGTGCAGAACGTCTTCTTCGGGCTCTCCCTGGGATCGGTGCTGCTGCTCGCCGCCATCGGGCTCGCCATCACCTTCGGGGTGATGGGCGTCATCAACATGGCCCACGGCGAGATGGTGATGCTCGGCGCCTACGCCACCTTCGTGGTGCAGGAGCTGATGCGCACCTTCGCGCCGAACCTTCTCGACCTCTCGCTGCTCGTGGCGCTGCCGCTGGCCTTCGCGACGGCGGGCCTCGTCGGCATCGCGCTGGAGCGGCTCGTCATCCGCCACCTCTACGGCCGGCCGCTGGAGACGCTGCTCGCCACCTGGGGCGTCTCGCTGATCCTCCAGCAGGCGGTGCGCTCGCTCTTCGGGCCGACCAACCGCGAGGTGATGAACCCCTCCTTCATGTCCGGCTCGCTCGAGCTCTTCGGCATCGCGCTGACCTGGAGCCGGGTGTGGATCATCGTGTTCGCGCTCGCGGTCTTCCTGGCGCTGCTCGTCGCGATGAAGGCGACCTCCTTCGGGCTGCGCATGCGCGCCGTCGTGCAGAACCGGCGGATGGCCGCCTCGATGGGCATCCGCACGCCCTGGATCGACGCGCTCACCTTCGGGCTCGGCTCCGGCATCGCCGGCGTCGCGGGCGTGGCGCTCTCGCAGATCGACAACGTCTCGCCCAATCTCGGGCAGAGCTACATCATCGACAGCTTCCTCGTCGTCGTCTTCGGCGGTGTGGGGAGCCTATGGGGCGCGCTCGTGGCGGCCTTGTCGCTCGGGGTCGCGAACAAGCTGGTCGAGCCCCTCGCCGGGGCGGTGCTCGCCAAGATCCTGATCCTCGTCGCGGTCATCCTCTTCATCCAGAAGCGCCCGAGGGGCCTGTTCGCCCTCAAGGGGCGGGCGGTCGAGAGCTGA
- the urtC gene encoding urea ABC transporter permease subunit UrtC — translation MTRKPILFRLMAPHIAPAIALLVAVAALVPIANLAFPPDHALHVPTATVVLMGKWLTFALLAVALDLVWGYCGILSLGHGAFFALGGYAMGMHLMREIGPRGVYGHPVLPDFMVFLNWDALPVAWWGFDVFAYAAFMALFVPGLLAFVFGWLAFRSRVTGVYLSIITQAGTYALMLAFFRNELGFGGNNGLTDFKDVLGFSLQASETRAGLFALSALALAGGLLLAQAIVTSKFGLVLVAIRDAEARTRFLGYRVERFKLFVFVVSAMMAGLAGALYVPQVGIINPSEFSPANSIEAVVWVAVGGRGTLSGAALGAVLVNWAKSFLTGAYPEAWLFVLGFLFVAVTLYLPKGILGALRAIRLGKRARQAQAASAQPAE, via the coding sequence ATGACCCGCAAGCCCATCCTCTTCCGGCTGATGGCGCCGCACATCGCGCCGGCGATCGCGCTCCTCGTCGCGGTCGCGGCGCTGGTGCCGATCGCCAACCTCGCCTTCCCGCCGGATCACGCGCTCCATGTCCCCACCGCGACCGTGGTGCTGATGGGCAAATGGCTCACCTTCGCGCTCCTCGCGGTCGCGCTCGATCTCGTCTGGGGCTATTGCGGCATCCTCTCGCTGGGCCACGGCGCCTTCTTCGCGCTCGGCGGCTACGCCATGGGCATGCACCTCATGCGCGAGATCGGCCCGCGGGGCGTCTACGGCCACCCGGTCCTGCCGGACTTCATGGTGTTCCTGAACTGGGACGCGCTGCCGGTCGCGTGGTGGGGCTTCGACGTCTTCGCCTACGCGGCCTTCATGGCGCTGTTCGTGCCGGGGCTGCTGGCCTTCGTCTTCGGCTGGCTCGCCTTCCGCTCGCGGGTGACCGGCGTCTATCTCTCGATCATCACCCAGGCCGGCACCTACGCCCTGATGCTCGCCTTCTTCCGCAACGAGCTCGGCTTCGGCGGCAACAACGGGCTCACCGACTTCAAGGACGTGCTCGGCTTTTCGCTGCAGGCGAGCGAGACCCGTGCGGGCCTGTTCGCCCTCTCCGCGCTGGCGCTGGCCGGCGGGCTGCTGCTCGCCCAGGCGATCGTCACCTCGAAATTCGGCCTCGTCCTCGTCGCCATCCGCGACGCGGAGGCGCGCACGCGCTTTCTCGGCTACCGGGTGGAGCGCTTCAAGCTGTTCGTCTTCGTGGTCTCGGCGATGATGGCGGGGCTCGCCGGCGCCCTCTACGTGCCGCAGGTCGGCATCATCAACCCCTCGGAATTCTCCCCGGCCAACTCGATCGAGGCCGTGGTCTGGGTCGCGGTCGGCGGACGCGGGACCCTGTCGGGCGCGGCTTTGGGCGCGGTGCTGGTCAACTGGGCGAAGAGCTTCCTCACGGGCGCCTATCCGGAGGCCTGGCTCTTCGTCCTCGGCTTCCTGTTCGTCGCCGTGACGCTCTACCTGCCCAAGGGCATCCTCGGCGCCCTGCGCGCGATCCGGCTCGGCAAGCGCGCGCGGCAGGCGCAGGCCGCCAGCGCCCAGCCGGCTGAGTAA
- the urtD gene encoding urea ABC transporter ATP-binding protein UrtD, with product MTTTLEPRPAPAPPRAPAPRTTEALLYLDAVSVSFDGFRALNSLSLVLEPGEMRAIIGPNGAGKTTMMDVITGKTRPDTGTVLLDGAHDLTRLDEAAIAELGIGRKFQKPTVFEMVSVEENLVLALAGPRGVRASLFHRRSAQEARRLAEILEIVKLEERRFELAGALSHGQKQWLEIGMLLAQDPKILLVDEPVAGMTDAETETTADLLRRIAADHTVIVVEHDMSFVRALDVKVSVLHEGSVIAEGSLDQVSADRRVIEVYLGR from the coding sequence ATGACCACCACCCTCGAGCCCCGGCCCGCCCCCGCGCCGCCCCGCGCGCCCGCCCCGCGCACGACGGAGGCGCTCCTCTATCTCGACGCCGTCAGCGTCTCCTTCGACGGATTCCGGGCGCTCAACAGCCTCTCCCTCGTGCTCGAGCCCGGCGAGATGCGCGCCATCATCGGCCCCAACGGCGCGGGCAAGACCACGATGATGGACGTCATCACCGGCAAGACCCGGCCCGACACGGGCACCGTTCTCCTCGACGGCGCGCACGATCTCACCCGCCTCGACGAGGCGGCGATCGCCGAGCTCGGGATCGGCCGCAAGTTCCAGAAGCCCACCGTGTTCGAGATGGTGAGCGTGGAGGAGAACCTCGTTCTCGCGCTCGCCGGCCCGCGCGGGGTGCGCGCGAGCCTCTTCCACCGCCGCTCGGCCCAGGAGGCGCGGCGCCTCGCCGAGATCCTCGAGATCGTCAAGCTCGAGGAGCGGCGCTTCGAGCTCGCCGGCGCGCTCTCGCACGGCCAGAAGCAATGGCTCGAGATCGGCATGCTGCTGGCGCAGGACCCGAAGATCCTCCTCGTCGACGAGCCCGTCGCCGGCATGACAGACGCCGAGACCGAGACGACCGCCGACCTCCTGCGCCGCATCGCCGCCGACCACACGGTGATCGTGGTGGAGCACGACATGAGCTTCGTGCGCGCGCTCGACGTGAAGGTCTCCGTCCTGCACGAGGGCTCGGTCATCGCGGAGGGCTCGCTCGACCAGGTCTCGGCGGACCGGCGGGTGATCGAGGTCTATCTGGGGCGGTGA